In Edaphobacter aggregans, the sequence CGGAGGCAGAGCGGTTTGTGGATGCTCTCGACACATGATCGTATGGCAATTTTGCCAGCAGAAAGCTCCTGTGTTGCATTAGATGGGAGAATAGCCAGAAGAGGATATGAACGATGGCGGACCCGCAAGAGGACACGAAGCAACAGGATCCGATGAAGAGGGACAAGCCCGACGTTGTGGAGAAGACGGATGCGGAGGAGTCCGTACCTGTGTCTGACGATGCTGGGGCGGTGGATCAGGCGCCGCTGATTGAGGATGTATCAGCTGATGTGGCGCCGGTTGTTAGCGAGTTTATGGATCAGGCCGCGCAGCAGAATGAGGCTGCCGCCGAGGCAGTCCCTGATGTCAAAAATAAGCCGGGCTCGTACATCTCGTTCGAGCATGTGTATAAGTCGTTCGATGGCTTTGTCGTTCTTGAAGATGTGAGCTTTTGCGTGCTGCCGGGGGAGACGCTTTGTATCCTGGGGCGCAGCGGTGTGGGCAAGTCGGTCTCGCTGCAGATGCTGATGGGATTCCTGAAGCCGGATAGCGGCATTATTCGCGTTGCCGGGGAGAGCATCTGTGGCTACAACGAGACGCAGATGCAGGAGATTCGTCGGAAGGTGACGATGGTCTTCCAAAATGGGGCGTTGTTTGACTCAATTTCGGTGGGGGAGAATGTGGCTTTTCCGCTGAGGGAGCGTGGTGATCTTGCTGAAGACCAGATTCTTCAGGTGGTGAAAGGACTGCTCGAGATGGTGGGGGTGGCGGGGATGGAGGACGTGCTTCCGTCCGACCTCTCGACGGGGATGAAGCGATCGGTGGCGATTGCGCGGGCGCTGGCGTCGCAGCCGGAGGCCGTGTTGTACGACGAGCCGACCACGATGGTGGATCCGCTGATGGCTCATCTGTTGGGGAACCTGATCGAGCGGCTGAAGCAGCAGCTTCATCTGACGAGCATTGTTGTGACGCATGACATGCGCTTCGCCAAGAAGCTCGCGGACCGGGTGGTCTTCCTGCATGGAGGAAAGGCACATTTCTTCGGCACCATGGAGGAGATGGAGCGGAGCGATGACCCGATTCTGCAGGAGTTCCTCGCACTGGATGAACTGGTGATGCCGGCCTAAGCACACCTGACCCAAAAGTGGCAGAGACAGTGTGCACCCCAGACGTGATGATGTAGTTTCTCCCTCCGGAAAAGAACGGATGAGGCGATTGTTATGCATGTGTGCCGTTAGTATGCTGCGAAAGGAAGTTGCGTAAACGCAGCTCGAGATTAATGTAATCCGTAAGAGACTTTGATGTTTTGAGCCGGGTTCTCAACCACTGCAGAGACTGAAATTCATTTATTGGATAAGGAGCCTGAGAGTCTTCACGGGCATCCATACCAACTGTGTTGCCTAGGGAATATTGCGGTCGAGAGGCGTTCGCGAATGGCAGCACCGGATTATTTGCAACAGGTTATTGTCTCTGGTAGAACGCGGGCCGCGGGGCAGCGAAAGACATACGCTACCCGGTTTGGAGCTTTTCGACGGCCTTCTGTCCCCAGCGTGGTTTGGGCCTCGCTGGATCTGCTCACTGTAAGCGTCGCTGCAATCATTGCGCTGCGCCTGCATGAAGTTTTGCCGGATGAGATTCCGGCGCGTTACGTCCTTCCCCATCTCTTTCATGCACCGCCGCGGATGCTGTTCTTTTACGTGGGCTGGTTTGCGGTGTGTCTGATCTTTTTTACGCGGTCCTTTGGGCTGTATGGACCGATTCACAATCGCAGCGGTTTGAACGAACAGAGACTGACGGTCCAGGCCGCGTTGACCTCCGGCCTGTTGCTATGCGGCACGTTGTATGTGTCGAACGGAGAGTCGATCTCGCGAGTCGTCGTTTTGCTGATGATGGGGTTCACGACGATACTGCTTTGCCTGCGGCGAGCGATTTGGCGGCGTATGGCTTATAAGCGCTATCGAGCTGGAATTGAGACGCGCAATGTACTGATCGTCGGAGCGGGGCGCGTTGGGCAGGCTTTACGCAATCATCTGGATTCGCTGGAGCACCTTGGATTCCGGTTCAAGGGCTTTGTAGCGCTGACAGAGCGGGAGGCAGAGTCGGGGGACGCGGACGTGATCGGCGATGTGCGGAACTGCCTTTCTCTAGCACGGTCTCTGTTTGTCGACGAGATTTTCTTCTCCGTGCCGGGGGACAAGAGGCTGGTTATCGGCATGGTGGAGGAGGCGCGAATGTTCGGCATCGATGTGCGCGTGGTGCCGGACTTGTATGACGGGCTGGCCTGGAATGCTCCGGTGGAGTATATCGGTCAGTTTCCGACGATTCCACTGCATCGACGGGAGTTCCCGATTGGGGCGTTTCTGTTGAAGCGTGTGCTGGATATTACCATCTCGTCGATTGCATTGCTGGTGGGGGCGCCGGCGATGCTGGCGACGGCGATCGCGGTACGAATGGATTCAGAGGGATCGATTTTCTACAGGGCGCAACGGATTGGAAGGAAGGGGCGCACATTCGCCTGCTACAAGTTCCGCACGATGGTGCAGGATGCAGACAAGCGCAAGGCGGACCTTGAGCATATGAACGAGCGGGATGGCGTGCTGTTCAAGATCGCGAATGATCCAAGGATTACGCGTGTAGGGGCTTGGTTGCGGAAGTATTCGCTGGACGAGCTGCCGCAGTTCTACAACGTTCTGAAGGGCGATATGAGTCTCGTTGGCCCGCGGCCTCCGGTGGCCTCCGAGGTGGAGCAGTATGATCTGGCGCATCTACGTCGCCTGAATGTGCTGCCCGGAATTACGGGGCTTTGGCAGGTAGAGGCGCGGCAGGACCCCTCGTTTGACAGCTATATTTCGCTGGATACGGCGTATGTGGAGAATTGGAGCTTCTGGCTCGATTTGAAGATTCTGGCACGAACGGTAAGTGTGGTGTTGAACGGTACGGGCACCTAAGCGGTAGACTTAAAGCGTGAAGATAGCTCTTGCGCAGATCAACCCGACGGTCGGAGACTTCGTCGGGAACACAAAGAAGATTCTTGAGTTTGCGGGCCGTGCTGCAGAGTTGGGCGCGGAACTTGTGGTCTTTCCTGAACTGGCGGTGTGCGGGTATCCACCGGCGGATTTCCTGGAGAAGAAGGTGTTCATCGCCAGGGCAGAGAAGGCCGTTGCGGAGATTGCGGCGTGGGCGGCAGCGGGGGGACGACCGGCGATTCTGTGTGGGACGGTCATGCCGGCTGCGTCACCGGTAGGCAAGCATGTGCGGAATGTTGCGGCGCTCTTGAGCGGCGGCACTGTGAGCTTCGTGCAGCAGAAGATGCTGCTTCCGTTTTATGACGTGTTCGATGAGCAACGGTACTTTGAGCCGGCTGCTCATCAGACGCTGACCTGTGTTGCTGGGGAGCCACTGGCGATTACGGTTTGCGAGGATGCGTGGAACGATAAGAGCTTCTGGCCACGGCCCATCTATAAGATCGATCCGGTCGAAGTGTTGATGCGCGAGTGGGACGCGCAGCCGAAGGAGCTTGCGGGGCGGCAACGCATCATTCTGAACATCTCTGCTTCGCCATACTGGCAGGGCAAGCCGGAAGTGCGGCAGAGGATGCTGGCTGCGCTGGCGGAGCGGCACGGCGCTTATGTGGCGATGGTGAATCAGGTGGGAGGCAACGACAGCCTGGTATTCGATGGTTCATCGCTGGTGATTCGGCCTGATGGGGAGGTTGTGGCACGGGCGGCCTCGTTCGCCGAGGACCTTGTGATCTTCGACGTAAAGGAAACAGCTCCGGTTGCGCCGGACGCTGCCGTAGATGAGGTCGCGGCTATGTGGAACGCGTTGGTGCTGGGGACGCGCGACTATGTGTTGAAGTGCGGCTTCAAGAAGGTGCTGGTCGGGTTGAGCGGAGGCATCGATTCGGCGCTGGTGGCGGCGATTGCGGTTGAGGCGCTAGGCGCGGAGAACGTCCTTGGCGTGGGGATGCCGAGCGAGTACTCGTCGCTGGGATCGATTGAGGATGCTCGGCTTCTGGCGAAGAATCTTGGGATTCGGTTTGAGATGCTGCCGATTCATGATGTGTTTGCGCAGTACCAAAGCGTGCTGAAACCGCTGTTTGTGGGGACGCCGTTTGGTCTGGCGGAGGAGAATCTGCAGTCGCGGATTCGAGGTGCGCTATTGATGGCGTTGTCGAACAAATTTGGCGCGCTGGTGCTGACGACGGGCAACAAGAGCGAGATGTCGACCGGCTATTGCACCCTGTATGGGGATATGGTCGGGGCGCTGGCGGTGATCGGCGATGTGATGAAGACGCAGGTCTATGAGTTGAGCCGATATGCGAACCGGCAGCATGAGGTGATTCCGCAGGCGACGCTGGAAAAGCCGCCCTCGGCTGAGTTACGGCCCGAGCAGCGGGATACGGACTCGCTGCCGCCTTATGAGGTGTTGGATCCGATACTTGAGGCTTATGTTGAGCGTTACTGTTCCGCCGAGCAGATCGCTGAGGATCAAGGGGTTGACGTTGCGCTGGTGCGATCCGTCATACAGCTGGTGGAGCGAAGTGAGTACAAACGCCAGCAGGCGGCACCGGTACTGAAGGTGACGCGTAAGTCGTTCGGAATGGGAAGACGGTTTCCCATTGCGGTCAAAGTTCAGGTGTAATAGAAGTGCTGGGCGCGGAGAGCGACGGCGGAGGAAGGATTCTTTGAAGATTACGAATTGGATGTTGGCAGGATTGGCGTCGGTTCTCGGCGTGACGGCGATCGCGGGAGCACAGACGAGCACAGGTGGGACGAACCAGGCAGCACCGGCACCGCCGCAGTTGCAGATACATTCGCTCGATCCGTCGAGCCACCCAGATCCGTTCCCTCCGGTGGATCAGAAGTTTTTTACGGCGACGACACCGACTGTCGATACGGTGAACAGCTTCCTGAAGGCACTGTGGGGGTATGACCCGAACCGCATCTGGCGGGTGGAGGCGATCCAGACGACGAAGGCTCCGGGCGTGAGCAAGGTGGTCGTATTCGTTTCGGAGAAGACAGCAAATGCGAAGGTGCAGTCGTCGGCATTCTTTGTGACGCCGGATGGTCACTATGCGATTGCTGACTCTTCGGGCGTGATTCCGTTTGGTGCGACGCCGTTTGCTGAGACACGCAAGCTGCTGCAGGACCACGCAGATGGAGCTTCGCGTGGAGCGTCGAGCAAGGACTTGATGTTGGTGGAGTTTGCCGATATGCAGTGCCCGCATTGCAAGGACGCCCAGTCAACAATGGACCAGCTTGCGAAGGATTTCCCGAATGCACGGATCGTCTTTCAGAGCTTTCCGTTGACGGCAGTCCATCCGTTTGCGTTCAAGGCGGCTGCTTATGGTTACTGCGTCCAGAAACAGAAGAACGATGCGTTCTTCCCCTTTGCGGCTGCGGTATTTGACGCGCAGGCCGCCCTGACGCCGGAGACGGGCGACGCGACGTTGAAGGCTGCTGTGACCAAGGTCGGGCTTGATCCTGCGGCGATCGATGCTTGCGCGGCCACGCAGGTGATCCAGGATCAGGTGAACGCCTCGATCAAGCTGGCGACGGAAGCGGGTATTGACCAGACTCCAATACTCGCGGTGAATGGGCATCTGCTGCCGCTTACGCAGGTTCCGTATGAGACGCTGAAGAACATTGTGGCGTATCAGGCGATGTTGGATGGAGTAAGCTCCGGAGCAGCTCCGGCCGACGCCACTACGTCAAAACCACCTAGTCTGTTGAAGTAGTTTCTTAGCGATAGGTAGGGAGGGCGCATCCGGATTGGGTGCGCCCTTTTTCTTTTTTACGAATGGGCGATGTAGACGAAGCGCAGGAAGAAGAGAGCTGCCAGTAGGTAAAGCATCCAGTCCTGGCGGCGTGCGCGGCCAGTGAGCAGTTGCAGCGCGGCGTAGCTGGTGAGGCCGAAGCTTAGGCCGTCGGCGATGGACCAGGTGAGCGGGATGGTGGAGACAGTGAGGAAGGCGGGGATGCCGATCTGGGGATCGTCCCACTCGATTTGACCGAGGCCCGTAAGCATGAGGCCGCCGACGAGGATGAGTGCGGGTGAGGTGGCGAAGCTGGGGATGGCTCCGACGAGCGGGGCGATGAAGAGAGAGACGAAGAAGAGCAGCCCGGTGACGATGGCGGTGACGCCGGTGCGTCCGCCTGCGGCTACTCCGGCGGAGGATTCGACGTAGCTGGTGACGGTGCTGGTTCCGGCGAGCGAGCCGACGATCGTGGCGGTAGCGTCGGCGAAGAAGATGCGGTTCAGACGCGGGATGGTGTGGTCGGGGGAGATGAGCCCGGCGCGTTGGGTGACGGCGACAAGGGTGCCGATGTTGTCGAAGAGATCGACGAAGAGGAAGACGAAGATGATCTCGAAGGCGCCGATGTGGAGAGCCCCGCGAATATCGAGCTGGAAGGCGGTGGCTCGGATGGCGGAGAGGCTGTAATGAACAGGCTGCCAGTGGACCTGATGGAAAAGCACTCCGAGGAACATCGTGCCGAGGACGCCGATGAGCATGGAGGCTCGGACGCGAAGTACTTGCAGGATGGCGATGAAGAGAAGCCCGAAGAGAGCAAGAGCGGTGTGGGGGGCGCGGACGTTACCGAGGGTGACGACGGTCGTGGCGCTGGGCACGATGATGCCTGCGTTGCGGAATCCGATGAAGGCGATGAAGAGGCCGATGCCTCCTCCGACAGCTGCGTGAAGTTGATGCGGGATAGCACCAACGAGGCGTTGGCGGATGCCGGTGTAGGTAAGGGCAAGGAAGATGGCCCCGGAGAGAAATACGGCTCCGAGGGCGGTTTGCCAGGGGACACCCATGCCTTTGACTACGGTGTAGGTGAAGTAGGCGTTGAGGCCCATACCGGGCGCGAGGGCGATGGGATAGTTGGCGAGTCCACCCATGAGGATGCTGCCGAAGGCCGCGCAGAGGCATGTCGCGGCTGTGACCGCGGCCAGTGGCATACCTGTCTCCGAGAGAATGGCCGGGTTCACGAAGATGATGTAGGCCATCGTGATGAAGGTGGTGAGGCCGGCGAGGATCTCGGTGCGCCAGTTAGTGCGGTGTGCAGTGAAT encodes:
- a CDS encoding NCS2 family permease, coding for MTTRKRLERYFQFTAHRTNWRTEILAGLTTFITMAYIIFVNPAILSETGMPLAAVTAATCLCAAFGSILMGGLANYPIALAPGMGLNAYFTYTVVKGMGVPWQTALGAVFLSGAIFLALTYTGIRQRLVGAIPHQLHAAVGGGIGLFIAFIGFRNAGIIVPSATTVVTLGNVRAPHTALALFGLLFIAILQVLRVRASMLIGVLGTMFLGVLFHQVHWQPVHYSLSAIRATAFQLDIRGALHIGAFEIIFVFLFVDLFDNIGTLVAVTQRAGLISPDHTIPRLNRIFFADATATIVGSLAGTSTVTSYVESSAGVAAGGRTGVTAIVTGLLFFVSLFIAPLVGAIPSFATSPALILVGGLMLTGLGQIEWDDPQIGIPAFLTVSTIPLTWSIADGLSFGLTSYAALQLLTGRARRQDWMLYLLAALFFLRFVYIAHS
- a CDS encoding DsbA family protein, encoding MKITNWMLAGLASVLGVTAIAGAQTSTGGTNQAAPAPPQLQIHSLDPSSHPDPFPPVDQKFFTATTPTVDTVNSFLKALWGYDPNRIWRVEAIQTTKAPGVSKVVVFVSEKTANAKVQSSAFFVTPDGHYAIADSSGVIPFGATPFAETRKLLQDHADGASRGASSKDLMLVEFADMQCPHCKDAQSTMDQLAKDFPNARIVFQSFPLTAVHPFAFKAAAYGYCVQKQKNDAFFPFAAAVFDAQAALTPETGDATLKAAVTKVGLDPAAIDACAATQVIQDQVNASIKLATEAGIDQTPILAVNGHLLPLTQVPYETLKNIVAYQAMLDGVSSGAAPADATTSKPPSLLK
- a CDS encoding sugar transferase, whose translation is MAAPDYLQQVIVSGRTRAAGQRKTYATRFGAFRRPSVPSVVWASLDLLTVSVAAIIALRLHEVLPDEIPARYVLPHLFHAPPRMLFFYVGWFAVCLIFFTRSFGLYGPIHNRSGLNEQRLTVQAALTSGLLLCGTLYVSNGESISRVVVLLMMGFTTILLCLRRAIWRRMAYKRYRAGIETRNVLIVGAGRVGQALRNHLDSLEHLGFRFKGFVALTEREAESGDADVIGDVRNCLSLARSLFVDEIFFSVPGDKRLVIGMVEEARMFGIDVRVVPDLYDGLAWNAPVEYIGQFPTIPLHRREFPIGAFLLKRVLDITISSIALLVGAPAMLATAIAVRMDSEGSIFYRAQRIGRKGRTFACYKFRTMVQDADKRKADLEHMNERDGVLFKIANDPRITRVGAWLRKYSLDELPQFYNVLKGDMSLVGPRPPVASEVEQYDLAHLRRLNVLPGITGLWQVEARQDPSFDSYISLDTAYVENWSFWLDLKILARTVSVVLNGTGT
- a CDS encoding NAD+ synthase, whose translation is MKIALAQINPTVGDFVGNTKKILEFAGRAAELGAELVVFPELAVCGYPPADFLEKKVFIARAEKAVAEIAAWAAAGGRPAILCGTVMPAASPVGKHVRNVAALLSGGTVSFVQQKMLLPFYDVFDEQRYFEPAAHQTLTCVAGEPLAITVCEDAWNDKSFWPRPIYKIDPVEVLMREWDAQPKELAGRQRIILNISASPYWQGKPEVRQRMLAALAERHGAYVAMVNQVGGNDSLVFDGSSLVIRPDGEVVARAASFAEDLVIFDVKETAPVAPDAAVDEVAAMWNALVLGTRDYVLKCGFKKVLVGLSGGIDSALVAAIAVEALGAENVLGVGMPSEYSSLGSIEDARLLAKNLGIRFEMLPIHDVFAQYQSVLKPLFVGTPFGLAEENLQSRIRGALLMALSNKFGALVLTTGNKSEMSTGYCTLYGDMVGALAVIGDVMKTQVYELSRYANRQHEVIPQATLEKPPSAELRPEQRDTDSLPPYEVLDPILEAYVERYCSAEQIAEDQGVDVALVRSVIQLVERSEYKRQQAAPVLKVTRKSFGMGRRFPIAVKVQV
- a CDS encoding ABC transporter ATP-binding protein is translated as MADPQEDTKQQDPMKRDKPDVVEKTDAEESVPVSDDAGAVDQAPLIEDVSADVAPVVSEFMDQAAQQNEAAAEAVPDVKNKPGSYISFEHVYKSFDGFVVLEDVSFCVLPGETLCILGRSGVGKSVSLQMLMGFLKPDSGIIRVAGESICGYNETQMQEIRRKVTMVFQNGALFDSISVGENVAFPLRERGDLAEDQILQVVKGLLEMVGVAGMEDVLPSDLSTGMKRSVAIARALASQPEAVLYDEPTTMVDPLMAHLLGNLIERLKQQLHLTSIVVTHDMRFAKKLADRVVFLHGGKAHFFGTMEEMERSDDPILQEFLALDELVMPA